A window of the Thermodesulfobacteriota bacterium genome harbors these coding sequences:
- the plsX gene encoding phosphate acyltransferase PlsX, whose protein sequence is MKIAIDAMGGDFAPAVTVEGGVEAAREGLPILLVGDRERLEAELSNYDTEGLPLTVKHASEVVGMGESPVQAIRKKRDSSIRVCFSAVRGGEADAVVSAGNSGAAMAAAMFILKKLKGVDRPAIAVSVPTIKEPAILLDVGGNVDCKPLHMVQFAIMGAVYARYVLKEDEPRVGLLSNAGEEGKGNELTRHSHELLKNTALNYVGYVEGKEIYQGDADVIVSDGFVGNVVLKLSEGVFEAAFIMLKREIMASPMAKLGYFFAKGAFRNLKKRVDYAEYGGAPLLGIDGVCIISHGASSPKAIKNAALRAAGYVKGGVNTHLIEELERNGNLRAVM, encoded by the coding sequence CGTAGGCGACCGCGAGAGGCTGGAGGCCGAACTCTCCAACTACGACACCGAAGGGCTTCCGCTTACCGTGAAGCACGCCTCCGAGGTCGTGGGCATGGGGGAGAGCCCGGTCCAGGCCATACGGAAAAAGCGCGACTCCTCCATACGGGTCTGCTTCTCGGCCGTGAGGGGCGGGGAGGCCGACGCGGTCGTAAGTGCCGGCAACTCCGGGGCCGCCATGGCCGCGGCCATGTTCATCCTTAAAAAATTGAAGGGCGTGGACCGCCCGGCGATCGCCGTGAGCGTGCCCACCATCAAGGAGCCCGCCATACTCCTCGACGTCGGAGGGAACGTGGACTGCAAGCCGCTCCACATGGTCCAGTTCGCGATTATGGGGGCCGTGTACGCGAGGTACGTCCTTAAAGAGGATGAGCCGAGAGTAGGGCTCCTCTCGAACGCCGGGGAAGAGGGCAAGGGGAACGAGCTTACCCGCCATAGCCACGAGCTATTGAAAAATACCGCGCTTAACTACGTGGGATACGTCGAGGGCAAGGAGATATACCAGGGGGACGCGGACGTGATCGTCTCCGACGGCTTTGTGGGGAACGTGGTGCTGAAGCTGAGCGAGGGGGTCTTCGAGGCCGCCTTTATCATGCTGAAGCGCGAGATCATGGCGAGCCCCATGGCAAAGCTCGGCTACTTCTTTGCCAAGGGGGCCTTCCGTAACCTCAAAAAGAGGGTGGATTACGCCGAGTACGGCGGGGCGCCGCTGCTGGGTATAGACGGGGTCTGCATAATAAGCCACGGCGCCTCTTCGCCCAAGGCAATAAAGAACGCCGCCTTGAGGGCCGCCGGATACGTAAAGGGCGGAGTAAACACCCATCTCATCGAAGAGCTAGAGAGGAACGGCAACCTCAGGGCTGTAATGTAA